AACTAATAAAGTATGTAATACGTACTAGAATTTAGGCTAAACTCACATTTGGATGCTAAAACTataaacaacacaatcaacaTTGCTGGCCAGACGCGAAGAAACAAAGACCAAGTCAACAACCATAGCCCATTTTGACATGTAGGACAAAACCATATTTTGACATTTTCACAAGTAAACCACAAGAATTACGATGATATATGTACTTCCAAAATGTAGCTAACATTTGCGTTAACATTTGTCCTGAAAAAAACCCTAGTTCTAGTTTTagtattcaaaaataaataattggacTCTAATCAGAGCTCGGAATCACACAAAACCTACGGTAAGATTAGACCAAAGAAAGACTTCAAACTTGAGCGCTAAAGGATGATGAATTCACTTTATGCATATGTTCTTAAGCTCTTTTCTTATGATAACCCAAACTAAGCAAGGGATGAGAGTTACTTAAAGCGAGTTAGACTACCAAATGATTATTCTTATGACAGTAAATAAACCAAACTCGAAACTCCAAATTCCAAATCCCAAATATGCTAAAGTCTAGATAACACAATCTAAGTCGAGAGATTAAAAAGCAAAACTTAAGtcaaacaaacacacacaaactaGAAGATGTCTATAATATGGTAATAAGAACTTTTTAGATGCTCTTCCTGTCCTTAGCAAATCCTTCCTGATGTGGCCGCTACATGAGATAACTCTAGTTTCCTCTAGAATAGCACCTACGCGAGAATCTAGAGAAATAGCGTCTACCAAAAAGGATCTGAACGGTTCGAGCCTATCTTGCATATGGATGGTATCGACTACTGCTACTATAACCTCTGCCATATGGGCCAGGACCACCTGCTCCTTCATAACTGCCACCTGGGCCACCTGATTCAAACCCCCCACCATAACCTGGGCCACCACCATATCCCCCGTAGCCTTCCCCTCCTCCACGACCATaccctccaccaccaccaccacctccataGCCCTCACCACCAAACCCGCTTCCATAGGGTCCAAAACGACTAGAATAGCCAAGGGGTGGTTCACTCCTGTAACCTAAACTACCACCCCCATAGCCACCATACCCTCCTCCAAACTCAGGGCCTACACCGCCACGACCATACCCGTACCCCGCAGCAAACCTACTAGGAGGACCTCCATGTGACCTAATGGGACCTGGAGGAGGACCATACCCTCCATCAAAACCTCCGTAAGGTCCACCGTAAGGTCCGCCATAACTATCGTTAAAGGAAGAACGGCCTCTAGGGTGACTACCATAAGAAGGAGGTGAACGGTTCGAAGATTTCTTTGGTTCGGCTTTCTTGATCTCCACCTACAACCAAAGCAACTTAATTAACCTACGCTACGCTACTGGGTTGCAAACTATACCAGGGTGTTTCTAGCTAACTGTCACAACCTCCTTAACCTAATGGGTACAACAAAAGGAACAAGCATACAATTTTAAAGACCTAACTCAAACAAAGCTTACCTTAGTGTCCGCCATGTCGACCATGTTTCCTTTAGACAACAACTCATCAACAACCTCCTCGCTGTCGAAAATCACAAAACCGAAACCTCGGGACCTGTTTGTCTCATGGTCTCGGATAATCTGGTGCTCCACTATGGTCCCATACTTTGCAAAAAAGTCCTTGAGCtcatctaaacaaaaaaaaaaaacaataagcaccacaaaaaaaaaccactAACATTCTCATTAGAAAGAGATAAACTTTATACCTTCAGTAACCGAAGAGGGTATACCACCAACAAAAATCTTCTTAGTCTTGAAATCCTTAGACTGATTCCCACCACCACCAGCACCTTTAGGAATCGTCCTCTTGATCTCAACCTAGTCCAACAAACAAAGTATTGAGAAAACTAACCTCCTAGACATCATTACTTCCCCAAATTAATTAACTAAATCCATGATTATACATAGACTTTAATAAACAGAGTATTGATCAACATGTATATGCTACTAAACATGAGAAAACTAAAACTAACCTTTCCTAGACATCATTACTCCCTCCCCCAAAATTAATTAGCTAAAATCCATgataaaaagagagagagagacctgtTTGCCATTGAAGGAATGAGTGTCATCGATGACTTGATCAACAACAGAAGGATCAGCAAAGGTGATGAAACCGAAACCTCTAGGGAGTCCCGTGTGTCGATCTCTCATTATCACCGAGTCTGTAATCTCTCCGTACTTGCCAAAGTGCTTATTGAACTCAGCTACAGTATTCAAAAGTCAACATCAATTCCAATATCTAAATCCATCAGAAGaaggggggacttactgttggtGGTGTCCTTGTGTAATCCTCCGATGAATATCTTCCTGCGATTCACAAATTCGAATCCAAACATTAACAGAAAGATACAAAGGAGggagagggagggagagagaaCGTTACCCTGGGCTAGCGCCATCGCCGGATTGAAAGTTTTCGTTGCGAGATCTGGATCCCATCGTGATTCGATCGAGAAGCTCCCCAGATTaagatcgagagagagaaaacgaaagagctagggtttttttttgttgttggagGAGCTGCTGAGCTGATTCGATCGAAGATCTCTGAGATATCTACACttcctattttatatatactaggggttggcccgccctacgggcgggtgagtttacactaaaactatttttatattaaaatataatattttataaatcatttaaaattttactttatattgaaaatagtaaatatattatttttttattataatgatttgtatttttctattttatttttatttcaatttgatatagttgaagaaaatctaaagtaaaaataactaatatttttttttatttctaagagtatcatattttaatattattacattTACTATTTTTCTCACagtaataaattaatacaccaACCTCCAAGATAAATCAATGTAGTCCAAACAGTGTATTTCAAGATAAATTAATACACcactaattttaatatttatagttGATCACAGTAATAAATTATTAGATTTAAATGTGAAGTGGTAGATTGCACTGTTTGATGCTTGCCTTCTATCCTTCTTGAAATATGTTTTGATAGCAAGATTGCCCTTCTCATTCCACGTGCATTTTTTTTGGACTACAttgattcaaatttataatgtgtttaAATAATCAGTAACTATTGAATAtagattaaaaatgtttatatttggAATTTATATACCGTGTAACACGCATATATCGCAGCCACCTACGAAGCGaacaattgtttttaaaatcacaattattaaaatatatgtataaactttacaataaataatacatatatgaatcgaaagatagtggtgaaatatatttttcttaattttttttaaaatatagatatatatatatatattaatatttactaatgagtatatatttatatttatttatatataagtttttaattttgtgaGAGATAGTTGGATAAGGACTCACAGTCATAGAATTTTGGTGCGAAATTTTGTTGCTCAAATCTCATGGATGGGCGAGCTGTCCGAGAAAAAGGTTAGTAGTTTAATTGAATGGTAATTATAGGACCAAGTAGTACGAAAACATCTTgttattatatttcatttttaagcACGAAATTATTGACAAATAtgccttttacaaaaaaaaaaaaaattatagacaaATATGTGGTTAATAATTTAACATTGCTCGGCTCAGTCCATAAAAAAAGTAGGTGTATACCTTTAGTTTTATTCCGTATTCCTAAAGGCCGGCCACGCTTACGTGTCACCGTGTTGCCACTTGATGACTCTTATATTGGAAGACGAATATTTTGTTATAGTTAAGCAGAATAATGATGCAAAAGCATGACATATATGATTTAATAATGGTAATGCAACTGTACAATTGATAAATCCATTTATGTGTATGTATAACGAATGCAGGAAGAAGATCGAGCAATTAACTTGCTGGCTTGAAaaaaatttttcttataaaaacatGCCGTCTCCTCGgggaaatatttaatttagctTTGACCTACTGAGAGCTAAACTTCGGACATGTGCATCGGGAGCTTTTAGCAGTTTCTTAAGGGGAGGGGGGAAGaccacaaaaacataaaaatcggTAACCAAAAGCGCCAGTTAAGGATCAATGTTTGAGTGATCCTTGTTTCTTTTCTGTTAAAAAGTAATGACAGATCATGAAAGCTGGATCGTTGTTGTTTGCTTTTTCTCCTTTACGTGTTGTGTCTTTAAGGATGATCACTATCATCATGAGACCAATTATTTTATTGGAATAATTTTCGTTCattctttaaaaagaaaatgtgaGTTCACattctttttaaagaaaatgtaattttcGTTCATTTGCGTTCattctttaaaaagaaaatgtttgtACTTCATGTTGGGATCTTGTCTGAGAGAAGAAAAAGCTACAGAGAATGTAAGATCTGACATATGAACTGTTTCTACACAAGTTCTGCCTCAGTAACACAGAGATCAATCATTATACAATCTGATTATTCATGCATAAAAGAATCAAATTTATGGCCTTTCAGGATCCGAGAATGACTACTAAGTACTAACCTAGGAAGGTTTTAGTTTATTTGTTACCACTGGTTAGCCGATGTTTCCCGGTACTTCTCATCATCATTGCCCTGAGGCAACTGCTTCGGTTAGTAACTTTTGCCCGGTTACTTAACAGTCTCTCGGATATTCTATCTTTAGCGGTTGTTTTCTTACGCCGTGCCAAGGAAAAGGTTTGCTTCTTGTTTTTCCTTTCAGCAAAAACTCTATTGAACTCCTCGTCGATAAATTGAGGCTAAAGCAGCATCACGCAGAACTGAAAACTTATGTTCCTTAACCTTAGCATGCTTTGCTCGCTTTGCTATTTTCTTCAACTCTTCTCTGTCTTTCTCCCTGAT
The Brassica napus cultivar Da-Ae chromosome A1, Da-Ae, whole genome shotgun sequence DNA segment above includes these coding regions:
- the LOC106377523 gene encoding heterogeneous nuclear ribonucleoprotein 1 — protein: MGSRSRNENFQSGDGASPGKIFIGGLHKDTTNTEFNKHFGKYGEITDSVIMRDRHTGLPRGFGFITFADPSVVDQVIDDTHSFNGKQVEIKRTIPKGAGGGGNQSKDFKTKKIFVGGIPSSVTEDELKDFFAKYGTIVEHQIIRDHETNRSRGFGFVIFDSEEVVDELLSKGNMVDMADTKVEIKKAEPKKSSNRSPPSYGSHPRGRSSFNDSYGGPYGGPYGGFDGGYGPPPGPIRSHGGPPSRFAAGYGYGRGGVGPEFGGGYGGYGGGSLGYRSEPPLGYSSRFGPYGSGFGGEGYGGGGGGGGYGRGGGEGYGGYGGGPGYGGGFESGGPGGSYEGAGGPGPYGRGYSSSSRYHPYAR